A single genomic interval of Aedes aegypti strain LVP_AGWG chromosome 1, AaegL5.0 Primary Assembly, whole genome shotgun sequence harbors:
- the LOC5578519 gene encoding partner of bursicon, which yields MYRLETGQIFAALCCMSLLPQLLYRSVSVEAQHQPGDETCETLPSEIHLIKEEYDELGRLYRTCNGDVTVNKCEGKCNSQVQPSVITATGFLKECYCCRESFLRERQLQLTHCYDPDGVRMTDHDSATMEIRLKEPIDCKCYKCGDLVR from the exons ATGTACAGGTTAGAAACAGGACAAATCTTCGCAGCGCTTTGCTGCATGTCACTGCTTCCGCAGCTTTTGTACCGATCCGTGTCGGTTGAGGCCCAGCATCAACCTGGAGACGAAACCTGTGAAACCCTTCCGTCGGAAATCCATCTGATAAAAG AGGAGTACGATGAGCTGGGTCGCCTCTACAGGACCTGCAACGGAGATGTAACGGTGAACAAGTGCGAAGGCAAGTGCAACAGCCAGGTGCAACCGTCGGTCATTACCGCCACCGGGTTCCTCAAAGAGTGCTACTGCTGTCGGGAGTCGTTCCTGCGGGAGCGCCAACTGCAGCTGACCCATTGTTACGATCCGGATGGTGTCCGAATGACGGATCACGACTCGGCCACGATGGAGATTCGCCTGAAGGAACCCATCGATTGCAAGTGCTACAAGTGTGGCGATCTGGTTCGCTAA